The following coding sequences are from one Helicoverpa zea isolate HzStark_Cry1AcR chromosome 4, ilHelZeax1.1, whole genome shotgun sequence window:
- the LOC124630037 gene encoding pro-resilin-like isoform X1 encodes MILFLFFLLSALAWPASKCEPPVNSYLPPSGSGGRPSSQYGPPGSNGGSGGGSQPGGGLGPSGSQDSYSNGQTGPSVDTQYGPPSGRGNGQGSQGFGSQGQGSFSAPDSQYGPPGRGNGRGRGGPGGPGGPGGPGGPGGPGGRGRPQSSYGPPNQQGGTGSGNGGGPGFGQRPDSSYGPPPTGGFQPSGNGQSAPDSSYLSPGGGSQAQSQAGAGFNGGPGGQPSSSYGAPGFGGGPGSGPGGRGNGRGSSYDDGQSNEPAKYEFSYDVDDAQTGTKFGHSEQRDGDLATGEYNVVLPDGRRQVVEYEAGLQGYMPQIRYEGGGNGGSGNGFGRGGSGGPGGSQGYPQGGPGGNFPGGDGGFPGSGQDQPGSGRYQDAGGFGQGDTGSQGFMGYPSGRPGGNGRNGQGSRGPNQGSQGSSGIEDLNGGGNGYPSGGPQGNGGYPSGGSAGGNGGYPSGGPGGNNGGFPGSNGGNGGGYPSGGPNGGGRGGPGGQSRGRGRPGSQNGGSNGEEGYPSGGPSGPRGSGY; translated from the exons ATGATTTTA TTCCTATTTTTCTTGCTAAGCGCACTTGCGTGGCCGGCTAGCAAATGTGAGCCTCCTGTAAACAGCTACCTACCTCCCTCTGGCTCTGGTGGTCGACCATCATCTCAATATGGCCCACCTGGCAGTAACGGAGGCTCCGGAGGGGGATCTCAACCAGGTGGTGGATTAGGTCCCTCTGGATCTCAGGATTCTTATTCCAACGGACAAACAGGACCATCTGTAGATACGCAATATGGTCCACCATCGGGAAGAGGTAACGGACAAGGATCTCAAGGGTTTGGCTCTCAAGGACAAGGCAGTTTCAGTGCACCTGATTCACAATACGGTCCACCAGGACGAGGTAACGGAAGAGGTCGTGGAGGTCCTGGTGGACCTGGAGGGCCTGGAGGCCCCGGAGGTCCCGGAGGTCCAGGTGGCAGAGGCCGTCCACAGTCGTCATACGGTCCTCCCAATCAACAAGGAGGTACAGGATCAGGAAATGGTGGAGGTCCAGGTTTCGGGCAACGACCTGACAGCTCGTATGGTCCTCCTCCCACAGGAGGATTCCAGCCTTCAGGAAATGGTCAATCGGCACCAGATTCGAGTTATTTGTCTCCTGGCGGTGGTTCTCAAGCACAGTCTCAAGCTGGAGCTGGATTCAACGGCGGTCCTGGTGGCCAGCCATCATCGTCGTATGGTGCACCTGGCTTTGGTGGTGGTCCTGGCAGTGGTCCGGGTGGGAGGGGCAATGGCCGTGGTTCGAGCTACGATGATGGACAATCTAAT GAGCCGGCTAAATACGAGTTTAGCTATGACGTGGACGACGCTCAGACAGGTACTAAATTTGGTCATTCTGAGCAGCGCGATGGCGACCTGGCCACTGGGGAGTATAACGTAGTGCTGCCTGATGGCAGGCGACAGGTAGTCGAGTACGAGGCCGGCCTGCAGGGATACATGCCTCAGATCCGATACGAGG GAGGCGGCAACGGTGGCTCTGGAAACGGTTTTGGGCGAG GCGGCAGCGGTGGACCAGGTGGTAGTCAGGGCTACCCTCAAGGCGGTCCTGGTGGGAACTTCCCAGGCGGCGATGGCGGTTTCCCGGGATCTGGTCAAGACCAGCCCGGCTCAGGACGCTATCAAGACGCCGGTGGCTTCGGACAGGGTGATACTGGTAGTCAAGGCTTTATGGGCTATCCAAGTGGACGCCCTGGAGGTAATGGCAGAAACGGTCAGGGATCCCGTGGGCCAAACCAAGGCTCGCAAGGCAGTTCGGGAATTGAAGATTTGAACGGCGGTGGTAATGGTTATCCTAGTGGAGGACCGCAAGGTAACGGTGGTTACCCCAGCGGTGGTTCCGCAGGAGGTAATGGCGGGTACCCTAGCGGTGGCCCTGGAGGCAATAATGGAGGTTTCCCTGGTAGTAACGGAGGTAACGGCGGTGGTTACCCAAGTGGCGGACCGAATGGAGGGGGAAGAGGCGGCCCCGGAGGACAGAGTCGAGGAAGAGGACGCCCCGGATCTCAGAATGGTGGTAGCAATGGCGAAGAAGGCTACCCAAGCGGTGGACCCAGTGGCCCTCGAGGCTCTGGGTACTGA
- the LOC124629979 gene encoding facilitated trehalose transporter Tret1-2 homolog has protein sequence MTKISPALLKQLWLTFGASLSFLIIGLVRGYSASAIPSIEATDPDIIQTSEQKSWIGAIPPLGAFLGSMISGTLMQRLGRKRTLQLTSPIWVAAWLILGFAKYYPLLLVGRIITGVGVGFVLATAQVYVSECCDPEIRGRLGSLPTLSMSLGILISYVAGNWLYWRYLAFLSAVFCVALFVVLLPLPESPVWLQSKGLDASESIKWLHLSARATATVKEDNQEKAEAPTGPPSLFTRKVMFSPVVLKPMIIGFALLLFQQFSGIDAVIFFTVEIFRNAGSTLDAMTATIIIGLVQLLSNGVSTLLVDRTGRRPLLLISAAVMCASMASMGAAFYFHLKESPWLGYLPIASLVVFMLGFSLGFGGLPFLLLGELFPAHYRSQLSAMASAVNLLSMFSVIKSYHALDAVLGSAGTFWLYSCFCAVAFFFVLFMVPETKGKSLAEIEQHFRRGGKDKPEKVNMQTVL, from the exons ATGACTAAAATATCGCCAGCATTATTGAAACAG TTATGGCTGACGTTTGGCGCATCGCTGTCATTCCTAATCATAGGATTGGTGAGGGGTTACTCCGCCTCCGCGATCCCGTCCATCGAGGCCACCGATCCGGATATCATACAAACCAGTGAACAGAAATCATGGATAG GAGCCATCCCACCACTGGGCGCTTTCCTAGGCAGCATGATATCCGGAACTTTAATGCAACGTTTGGGTCGCAAGCGCACGCTGCAGCTCACATCTCCTATCTGGGTAGCTGCGTGGCTGATCCTGGGTTTTGCCAAGTATTATCCACTGCTGCTGGTGGGCAGAATTATCACAGGAGTCGGAGTTGGCTTCGTATTGGCTACAGCGCAagtttat GTGAGTGAATGCTGCGACCCTGAGATTCGCGGTCGGCTAGGATCACTGCCGACCCTGTCCATGTCTTTGGGGATCCTGATATCATACGTGGCCGGCAACTGGCTGTACTGGAGATACCTGGCCTTCCTGTCTGCTGTGTTTTGTG TGGCATTGTTCGTGGTTCTCCTACCTCTACCAGAGTCTCCCGTCTGGCTGCAGTCCAAGGGTCTGGATGCTTCGGAATCAATCAAGTGGTTGCATCTGTCGGCAAGAGCTACTGCCACTGTTAAAGAAGATAATCAAGA GAAAGCCGAAGCCCCAACAGGGCCACCAAGCCTGTTCACGCGTAAGGTGATGTTTTCACCCGTGGTCCTGAAGCCCATGATCATTGGGTTCGCCTTGCTACTGTTCCAGCAGTTCAGCGGCATAGACGCCGTTATATTCTTCACTGTAGAGATCTTCAGGAATGCTG GCAGCACATTAGACGCGATGACGGCCACCATTATAATAGGATTGGTACAACTGCTAAGCAACGGAGTCAGTACACTACTGGTAGACCGAACTGGACGCAGACCACTGCTGCTGATCTCTGCAGCTGTCATGTGCGCTTCTATGGCTTCCATGGGAGCGGCTTTCTATTTCCACTTGAAGGAATCTCCGTGGCTTGG GTATCTTCCCATAGCCAGTCTGGTGGTATTCATGCTGGGTTTCTCCCTCGGGTTCGGCGGTCTCCCGTTCCTGCTACTAGGAGAACTATTCCCGGCACATTACCGCTCGCAGCTGTCGGCCATGGCCAGTGCTGTCAACTTGCTGTCTATGTTCTCCGTAATCAAGTCGTACCATGCCCTTGAT GCGGTACTGGGATCAGCGGGTACATTTTGGCTGTATTCCTGTTTCTGCGCAGTGGCGTTTTTCTTCGTATTGTTCATGGTGCCTGAAACTAAAGGTAAGTCTCTAGCGGAGATCGAGCAACACTTCCGCAGAGGAGGCAAGGATAAGCCAGAGAAGGTTAACATGCAAACAGTATTGTAG
- the LOC124630037 gene encoding pro-resilin-like isoform X2, translated as MILFLFFLLSALAWPASKCEPPVNSYLPPSGSGGRPSSQYGPPGSNGGSGGGSQPGGGLGPSGSQDSYSNGQTGPSVDTQYGPPSGRGNGQGSQGFGSQGQGSFSAPDSQYGPPGRGNGRGRGGPGGPGGPGGPGGPGGPGGRGRPQSSYGPPNQQGGTGSGNGGGPGFGQRPDSSYGPPPTGGFQPSGNGQSAPDSSYLSPGGGSQAQSQAGAGFNGGPGGQPSSSYGAPGFGGGPGSGPGGRGNGRGSSYDDGQSNEPAKYEFSYDVDDAQTGGGNGGSGNGFGRGGSGGPGGSQGYPQGGPGGNFPGGDGGFPGSGQDQPGSGRYQDAGGFGQGDTGSQGFMGYPSGRPGGNGRNGQGSRGPNQGSQGSSGIEDLNGGGNGYPSGGPQGNGGYPSGGSAGGNGGYPSGGPGGNNGGFPGSNGGNGGGYPSGGPNGGGRGGPGGQSRGRGRPGSQNGGSNGEEGYPSGGPSGPRGSGY; from the exons ATGATTTTA TTCCTATTTTTCTTGCTAAGCGCACTTGCGTGGCCGGCTAGCAAATGTGAGCCTCCTGTAAACAGCTACCTACCTCCCTCTGGCTCTGGTGGTCGACCATCATCTCAATATGGCCCACCTGGCAGTAACGGAGGCTCCGGAGGGGGATCTCAACCAGGTGGTGGATTAGGTCCCTCTGGATCTCAGGATTCTTATTCCAACGGACAAACAGGACCATCTGTAGATACGCAATATGGTCCACCATCGGGAAGAGGTAACGGACAAGGATCTCAAGGGTTTGGCTCTCAAGGACAAGGCAGTTTCAGTGCACCTGATTCACAATACGGTCCACCAGGACGAGGTAACGGAAGAGGTCGTGGAGGTCCTGGTGGACCTGGAGGGCCTGGAGGCCCCGGAGGTCCCGGAGGTCCAGGTGGCAGAGGCCGTCCACAGTCGTCATACGGTCCTCCCAATCAACAAGGAGGTACAGGATCAGGAAATGGTGGAGGTCCAGGTTTCGGGCAACGACCTGACAGCTCGTATGGTCCTCCTCCCACAGGAGGATTCCAGCCTTCAGGAAATGGTCAATCGGCACCAGATTCGAGTTATTTGTCTCCTGGCGGTGGTTCTCAAGCACAGTCTCAAGCTGGAGCTGGATTCAACGGCGGTCCTGGTGGCCAGCCATCATCGTCGTATGGTGCACCTGGCTTTGGTGGTGGTCCTGGCAGTGGTCCGGGTGGGAGGGGCAATGGCCGTGGTTCGAGCTACGATGATGGACAATCTAAT GAGCCGGCTAAATACGAGTTTAGCTATGACGTGGACGACGCTCAGACAG GAGGCGGCAACGGTGGCTCTGGAAACGGTTTTGGGCGAG GCGGCAGCGGTGGACCAGGTGGTAGTCAGGGCTACCCTCAAGGCGGTCCTGGTGGGAACTTCCCAGGCGGCGATGGCGGTTTCCCGGGATCTGGTCAAGACCAGCCCGGCTCAGGACGCTATCAAGACGCCGGTGGCTTCGGACAGGGTGATACTGGTAGTCAAGGCTTTATGGGCTATCCAAGTGGACGCCCTGGAGGTAATGGCAGAAACGGTCAGGGATCCCGTGGGCCAAACCAAGGCTCGCAAGGCAGTTCGGGAATTGAAGATTTGAACGGCGGTGGTAATGGTTATCCTAGTGGAGGACCGCAAGGTAACGGTGGTTACCCCAGCGGTGGTTCCGCAGGAGGTAATGGCGGGTACCCTAGCGGTGGCCCTGGAGGCAATAATGGAGGTTTCCCTGGTAGTAACGGAGGTAACGGCGGTGGTTACCCAAGTGGCGGACCGAATGGAGGGGGAAGAGGCGGCCCCGGAGGACAGAGTCGAGGAAGAGGACGCCCCGGATCTCAGAATGGTGGTAGCAATGGCGAAGAAGGCTACCCAAGCGGTGGACCCAGTGGCCCTCGAGGCTCTGGGTACTGA
- the LOC124630038 gene encoding uncharacterized protein LOC124630038 — protein sequence MFGRTMLVLLLLWTQDAVRSLRLVELRVPTHEPEGGMALLGCQYDMEGDTLYSVKWYKDGREFYRFVPKNDPPVYYFPTPGVSVEISRSSNTVVALVNLTQESAGHYRCEVSGEAPKFTTVFRQKYINIHLLPKGRPRVTGLKEQYNFDDMVVANCSLPPSRPKAHLKWLVNDKPAPSSYILGPWYRVSAERPDAAETILQLSFYATTSDFINGAIKLKCQATIAPLYQRETESTHYIALPYSIGTDAPEAKEMKDDATVVDDSLASLLIPIIFLILL from the exons ATGTTTGGGAGGACGATGCtagtgttgttgttgttgtggaCACAAG ATGCAGTGAGAAGCTTACGTCTGGTGGAGCTCCGAGTGCCGACACACGAGCCAGAAGGAGGGATGGCCCTCCTCGGCTGTCAGTACGATATGGAAGGAGACACCCTGTATTCCGTCAAGTGGTACAAAGATGGCCGCGAGTTCTACCGCTTCGTGCCTAAGAATGACCCCCCTGTATATTACTTTCCAACTCCTGGAGTTAGTGTTGAG ATATCACGTTCTTCAAACACGGTGGTAGCTCTAGTGAACCTGACACAGGAGTCCGCGGGACACTACCGCTGTGAGGTCTCCGGAGAAGCGCCTAAATTCACAACTGTCTTTAGACAGAAATATATCAATATAcatt TACTGCCTAAAGGCCGTCCCCGCGTAACAGGCCTTAAAGAGCAATACAACTTCGATGACATGGTAGTAGCGAACTGCTCGCTTCCTCCTTCGCGACCTAAGGCCCATCTCAAGTGGCTCGTGAACGATAAGCCGGCACCCTCCTCGTATATCCTGGGGCCCTGGTACCGAGTGTCCGCAGAAAGGCCTGATGCAGCTGAAACTATACTGCAGCTAAGCTTCTATGCTACTACTTCTGATTTTATTAATGGTGCCATAAAGTTAAAA TGCCAAGCTACGATAGCACCGCTCTACCAGAGAGAAACGGAGTCAACCCATTACATTGCATTACCTTATTCAATTGGCACGGATGCACCCGAGGCAAAAGAAATGAAAG ATGACGCTACAGTGGTGGACGACTCATTAGCATCTTTGCTCATaccaattattttcttaatattattgtaa